Proteins found in one Planctomycetes bacterium MalM25 genomic segment:
- a CDS encoding EF hand, whose amino-acid sequence MPSPTRTAALLLACLLATPLVGRAAEKARLSFKAGKSKPADSQGFTGPRGERASRPQRATSVDKSYAQGMMKRHDANGNRVLEGDEWDAIKNAEKADYNGDKRITFDELVARVSMKRREDLATRSNVASGDRRSYRLITAQEKLPEGLPGWFTDKDRNGDGQVSMHEYSRRWTDSTARRFVGLDKNDDGLITPDEAASKR is encoded by the coding sequence ATGCCGTCCCCGACGCGAACCGCCGCCCTGCTGCTCGCCTGCCTGCTCGCCACGCCCCTCGTAGGCCGGGCGGCGGAGAAGGCTCGCCTGAGCTTCAAGGCTGGGAAGAGCAAGCCGGCCGATTCGCAGGGCTTCACGGGCCCGCGTGGCGAGCGGGCTTCACGCCCTCAACGGGCGACCAGTGTTGATAAGTCGTACGCACAAGGGATGATGAAGCGGCACGACGCCAACGGGAATCGGGTGCTTGAGGGCGACGAATGGGACGCTATCAAGAACGCCGAGAAGGCCGATTACAACGGCGACAAGCGGATCACCTTCGATGAGCTGGTCGCCCGCGTCTCGATGAAGCGACGCGAAGACTTGGCCACACGCAGCAATGTCGCCAGCGGCGACCGGCGGTCTTACCGCTTGATCACCGCCCAGGAAAAACTCCCCGAGGGGCTGCCCGGCTGGTTCACCGACAAGGACCGCAACGGCGATGGCCAGGTCTCGATGCACGAGTACAGCCGGCGTTGGACCGACTCGACCGCCCGGCGGTTTGTCGGGCTCGACAAGAACGACGACGGGCTGATCACGCCCGACGAAGCGGCTTCGAAACGCTGA
- the cinA gene encoding Putative competence-damage inducible protein — protein sequence MSQSPETPPPSSPPVGEVIAIGDELTTGQRLDTNTQWLAQRLTEAGVDVRYHTTVADDLEANIRVFRTAAERADLVVSTGGLGPTADDLTRDAMAAAAGVGLIDVPELARCIEERFTSRGREMPPQNLRQAQLPEGAAAIPNPGGTAPGVDQTVGRCRLFALPGVPAEMREMWTATVAPAIESLPGERRVVRHGLVKCFGIGESHAESLVPELIARGREPLVGITASLATITFRVSASGPDVAAAFAAMEPTLAEIREKLADYIFAEQPGGEPEIGLERVVVDLLAERGERLATGEGMTRGLLASWLAEADRENQAIASSRCANDPTPPDEQALRLLGDAGADYGLAVAGSEREGKVTIALAVPDDSGHGRVVSKEITLIGHPSIHAPLVAKHALNLLRRSLLGIE from the coding sequence ATGAGCCAATCCCCCGAGACCCCGCCCCCCTCCTCGCCGCCCGTGGGCGAGGTGATCGCCATCGGCGACGAGCTGACCACCGGCCAGCGGCTCGATACGAACACCCAGTGGCTCGCCCAACGGCTCACCGAGGCGGGCGTCGATGTCCGCTACCACACGACGGTCGCCGACGACCTGGAGGCGAACATCCGGGTCTTCCGCACCGCCGCCGAGCGGGCGGACTTGGTGGTCTCCACCGGCGGGCTCGGCCCCACGGCCGACGACCTCACACGCGATGCGATGGCCGCCGCCGCGGGCGTCGGGCTGATCGACGTGCCCGAGCTGGCCCGCTGCATCGAGGAGCGGTTCACCTCGCGAGGCCGCGAGATGCCCCCCCAGAACCTCCGCCAGGCGCAGCTGCCCGAGGGCGCCGCCGCGATCCCCAACCCGGGCGGCACCGCGCCGGGCGTCGATCAGACCGTCGGCCGTTGCCGCCTGTTCGCGTTGCCCGGCGTGCCGGCCGAGATGCGCGAGATGTGGACCGCCACCGTCGCCCCCGCGATCGAATCCCTGCCGGGCGAGCGCCGCGTCGTGCGGCACGGGCTCGTGAAGTGCTTCGGCATCGGCGAGAGCCACGCCGAGTCGCTCGTCCCCGAGCTGATCGCTCGCGGTCGTGAACCGCTGGTCGGCATCACCGCGAGCCTGGCGACGATCACCTTTCGCGTCTCCGCGAGCGGCCCCGACGTGGCGGCCGCCTTCGCCGCCATGGAGCCAACCCTCGCCGAGATCCGCGAGAAGCTGGCCGACTATATCTTCGCCGAGCAACCGGGCGGTGAGCCGGAGATCGGTTTGGAACGGGTCGTCGTCGACTTGCTCGCCGAACGCGGCGAACGCCTCGCGACCGGCGAGGGGATGACGCGTGGCTTGTTGGCGAGTTGGCTCGCCGAAGCGGATCGCGAGAATCAAGCAATCGCTTCCAGCCGCTGTGCGAACGATCCGACTCCGCCGGACGAACAAGCCTTGCGGCTCCTCGGCGATGCGGGGGCCGATTACGGCCTCGCCGTGGCCGGTTCGGAGCGGGAAGGCAAAGTAACCATCGCTTTGGCCGTCCCCGATGACTCGGGGCACGGCCGGGTTGTGTCGAAAGAGATCACGCTGATCGGTCACCCGTCGATCCATGCTCCACTGGTCGCGAAGCACGCGCTCAACTTGCTGCGACGATCCCTCTTGGGGATTGAGTAA
- the nadE gene encoding Glutamine-dependent NAD(+) synthetase — translation MPNVRIAAAALNQTPVAWEGNLRRATDAIEAAREQGARLVVLPELALSGYGCEDLYFAAHVIERAQRSLESLLSETKGVAVTVGLPLRIEGRLYNAMAMLADGELLGFSLKQNLANDGLHYEARWFQAAEPGQVFKVNIEGCTVPAGDLLYEFAGVGVGVEVCRDAWVEDRPARRWADEGVSLVLNPSASHFAFGKQRTRERLAREGAEAIGGAVVYVNLLGNESGRTIFDGGALIAQANEQGEGEIVGSGARFAYGDHQLTLADLELPERKLVESPRRVASLLSLAPEGEKRPAQRLDQVASKLEEFSHAVPLGLLDYLRKSGARGFVVSLSGGADSAACAVMVWLMVKHAVNQIGLAGLAERLPNTPGLADASDEQDAVRCLLTTVYQATDNSSDTTRDAAAGVAGAIGAEHHAWTIDPLVAGYTELASESLGRPLDWERDDVALQNIQARVRAPGVWMLANLKGALLLTTGNRSEAAVGYATMDGDTAGGLAPIAGCDKAFLLEWLRWMESVGPAGVGPLPALAAINAQQPTAELRPLAAEQTDESDLMPYPVLEEIERSAIARLEDRAKTVRVVTERHSDYSAEQIEAWVDRFWTLWRASQWKRERLAPGFHLDTHSLDPRGWRRWPILSGRWPKRES, via the coding sequence ATGCCGAACGTACGAATCGCCGCCGCCGCGCTGAACCAAACGCCCGTCGCCTGGGAGGGCAACCTCCGCCGTGCCACCGACGCGATCGAAGCCGCGCGTGAACAGGGCGCCCGGCTCGTTGTGCTCCCCGAGCTAGCCCTCAGCGGCTACGGCTGCGAGGATCTCTACTTCGCCGCCCACGTCATTGAACGGGCGCAGCGATCTCTCGAGTCGCTGCTCTCCGAGACCAAAGGTGTCGCGGTGACGGTCGGCTTGCCGCTGCGGATCGAGGGGCGGCTGTACAACGCGATGGCGATGCTCGCCGACGGCGAGCTGCTCGGCTTCTCGCTCAAGCAGAACCTCGCCAACGACGGCCTGCACTACGAGGCCCGCTGGTTCCAAGCCGCCGAGCCGGGGCAAGTCTTCAAGGTCAACATTGAAGGGTGTACCGTCCCGGCGGGCGACCTGCTTTATGAATTTGCAGGTGTCGGCGTGGGCGTTGAGGTCTGTCGCGACGCGTGGGTCGAGGACCGCCCCGCGCGCCGCTGGGCCGACGAGGGCGTTTCGCTCGTGCTGAACCCCTCGGCGAGCCACTTCGCGTTCGGCAAGCAGCGGACCCGCGAACGCCTCGCCCGCGAGGGCGCCGAGGCGATCGGCGGCGCGGTCGTTTACGTGAACCTGCTGGGCAACGAGTCGGGCCGCACGATCTTTGACGGCGGCGCCCTCATCGCCCAAGCGAATGAACAGGGCGAGGGGGAGATCGTCGGCTCGGGCGCCCGATTCGCCTACGGCGATCACCAACTCACCCTCGCCGACCTCGAACTGCCCGAGCGAAAGCTGGTCGAGTCGCCAAGGCGTGTTGCGAGCCTCCTATCGCTGGCACCCGAAGGCGAGAAACGGCCCGCTCAACGCCTCGATCAGGTCGCGTCGAAGCTCGAAGAGTTCAGCCACGCCGTGCCGCTCGGGCTGCTCGATTACTTACGGAAGAGCGGCGCTCGGGGCTTTGTCGTGTCGCTCAGCGGCGGAGCCGACTCGGCGGCGTGCGCGGTGATGGTCTGGCTGATGGTGAAGCACGCCGTCAATCAGATCGGCCTGGCGGGGCTGGCGGAGCGGCTGCCGAACACGCCCGGCCTCGCCGACGCGTCCGACGAGCAGGACGCGGTCCGTTGCCTGCTGACGACCGTCTACCAAGCGACCGACAACTCGTCCGACACCACGCGCGACGCCGCCGCCGGTGTCGCCGGGGCGATCGGCGCCGAGCACCACGCGTGGACGATCGACCCGCTCGTCGCGGGCTACACGGAGCTGGCATCCGAGTCGCTCGGGCGGCCGCTCGATTGGGAGCGGGACGATGTCGCGCTGCAGAACATCCAGGCCCGCGTCCGCGCGCCGGGCGTCTGGATGCTCGCGAACCTGAAGGGCGCCCTCCTGCTGACCACCGGCAACCGGAGCGAGGCGGCCGTCGGCTACGCCACCATGGACGGCGACACGGCCGGCGGCCTCGCCCCGATCGCCGGCTGCGACAAGGCGTTCCTCCTCGAGTGGCTCCGCTGGATGGAGAGCGTCGGCCCCGCGGGCGTCGGCCCGCTGCCCGCGCTGGCCGCCATCAACGCGCAGCAACCGACCGCCGAACTGCGTCCGCTGGCCGCGGAACAGACCGACGAGTCCGACCTGATGCCGTACCCGGTGCTCGAAGAGATCGAGCGCTCCGCGATCGCACGACTCGAGGACCGCGCGAAGACGGTCCGCGTCGTCACGGAACGCCACTCCGACTACTCGGCCGAGCAGATCGAGGCGTGGGTCGACCGCTTCTGGACTCTCTGGCGGGCCAGCCAATGGAAACGCGAACGCCTCGCGCCGGGCTTCCACCTCGACACGCACAGCCTCGATCCGCGCGGCTGGCGGCGGTGGCCGATCCTGAGCGGACGCTGGCCGAAGCGTGAATCGTGA
- a CDS encoding MotA/TolQ/ExbB proton channel family protein, whose amino-acid sequence MTIVILVLFSIGLVLNLMGIRTLRNEYVCAAVCLDTMKVPNGIKELVELPSAGVFHQHLKDLAAIAKHDKNLSQDGLISLLYSQLMAKSRMVDVLSGVLVTLGLIGTVVGLISMTAGLNETLSSLDDSQDASGLLSGMRDTMSGLSTAFYTTLIGAFLGSVALRVLNNVYTSNVEHLVSYIASTAEVRIVPLLKSAKRVKVDA is encoded by the coding sequence ATGACCATCGTCATCCTGGTGCTGTTCTCGATCGGCCTCGTGCTAAATCTAATGGGAATCCGCACGCTGCGAAACGAGTACGTCTGTGCTGCGGTCTGTCTCGACACAATGAAGGTACCTAATGGGATAAAGGAGCTCGTTGAGCTGCCTTCCGCAGGCGTCTTTCACCAGCACCTTAAGGATCTGGCGGCGATCGCGAAGCACGATAAGAACCTCTCCCAGGATGGCCTTATCTCGTTGCTTTACAGTCAGTTGATGGCGAAATCTCGCATGGTTGACGTTCTGTCGGGAGTGCTGGTTACGCTTGGGCTAATCGGCACTGTCGTCGGTCTAATCTCTATGACCGCGGGGCTTAATGAGACTCTCAGCAGTCTTGACGATTCTCAAGACGCCTCCGGGCTACTCAGTGGTATGCGTGACACCATGTCGGGTCTCAGCACAGCCTTCTACACTACTCTCATTGGGGCTTTCCTGGGAAGTGTCGCGTTGCGTGTCCTGAACAACGTTTACACCTCGAACGTAGAGCACCTCGTTTCGTACATCGCTTCGACCGCTGAGGTACGCATTGTGCCCCTGTTGAAGTCAGCGAAACGAGTCAAGGTAGATGCTTAA
- the rlmL gene encoding Ribosomal RNA large subunit methyltransferase K/L yields the protein MAQHELIATAAFGLETLVRHEIEALGYPARVVSPGRVLFEGDDQAIREANLWLRCAERVLIRVATGPAGDFDLLFDLARSTPWSDWIPADGAFPVRGRSYKSQLTSVPAVQRTVKKAVVDALLEQHGVEELPESAAEYALEIAIAEDQATLLLDTTGVGLHKRGYRPLVGVASLRETLAAGLVTLSRWRPEQPFWDPFCGAGTLAIEAAMIGRGIAPGLRRTFACEAWPRLAGEAWQELRDAAERRAKPSLPERLSATDASEEALRAARRHAENAGVLDDIHFQRRDFEEVSSKRDYGCLITNPPYGERIGEAEEIERLYQSMPDVLRRMKTWSHYVLTARLDFEKLVGQRATKRRKLYNGGLECTFFQFHGPRPPKSQGGLRKGESEVREAELLEANHPKPSGETPIQQQVFGGLRPEAERQAREFGAALAKRARHLRKWPTKRNIACYRLYDRDMPEAPFAIDRYGDAVVVAEYERPHERTPAEHADWLDLMVRTVSKTLDVPRDEVFLRRRERQRGEAQYERQSDQSELRVVEEAGLRFRVNLSDYLDTGLFLDHRVTRGMFREQAEGKRVLNLFAYTGSFSVYAAAGGAASTTTVDLSQNYLDWAAENLALNGFKAGETHRLLRDDSRAYVNLLPKEPLFDLAIVDPPTFSNSKRIDNHWDVQRDVAPLLNALRLRMSDGGVVYFSTNFRRFKLDEAALAGYAVREISKQTVPEDFRNKRIHRCWRLVVCPPTRPLQTY from the coding sequence GTGGCCCAGCACGAATTGATCGCGACCGCCGCCTTCGGGCTGGAGACGCTCGTCCGCCACGAGATCGAGGCGCTCGGCTACCCGGCCCGCGTCGTCAGCCCCGGCCGCGTCCTCTTCGAGGGGGACGACCAGGCGATCCGCGAAGCCAACCTCTGGCTCCGCTGCGCTGAGCGGGTGCTGATCCGCGTCGCCACCGGCCCGGCGGGCGACTTCGACCTGCTGTTCGATCTGGCCCGCTCGACCCCCTGGAGCGATTGGATCCCCGCCGACGGCGCCTTCCCCGTGCGGGGGCGGAGCTACAAGTCGCAGCTCACCAGCGTGCCGGCGGTGCAGCGGACCGTGAAGAAGGCGGTTGTCGATGCCCTGCTTGAGCAGCATGGCGTCGAGGAACTCCCCGAGTCGGCCGCCGAGTACGCCCTCGAAATCGCTATCGCGGAGGACCAAGCAACGCTGCTGCTCGACACCACGGGCGTCGGCCTGCACAAGCGGGGCTATCGTCCCCTGGTCGGCGTCGCCTCGCTGCGCGAGACCCTCGCCGCCGGTCTGGTGACGCTCAGCCGCTGGCGGCCCGAGCAGCCCTTCTGGGACCCTTTCTGCGGCGCCGGCACGCTCGCCATCGAGGCCGCCATGATCGGCCGAGGCATCGCGCCGGGGCTGCGTCGCACGTTCGCCTGCGAAGCGTGGCCCCGCCTCGCCGGTGAGGCGTGGCAGGAGCTGCGCGACGCGGCCGAGCGCCGCGCGAAGCCGTCCCTGCCCGAGCGGCTCTCCGCCACCGACGCCAGCGAGGAGGCCCTCCGCGCCGCCCGCCGCCACGCCGAGAACGCCGGCGTGCTCGACGACATCCACTTCCAACGCCGCGACTTCGAGGAGGTCTCCAGCAAGCGGGACTACGGCTGCCTCATCACCAACCCGCCGTACGGCGAACGGATCGGCGAGGCCGAAGAGATCGAGCGGCTCTACCAGTCGATGCCCGACGTGCTGCGCCGGATGAAGACCTGGTCGCACTACGTCCTGACCGCCCGGCTCGATTTCGAGAAACTCGTCGGCCAGCGGGCCACCAAGCGGCGGAAGCTGTACAACGGCGGTCTCGAGTGCACCTTCTTCCAGTTCCACGGTCCGCGGCCGCCGAAGAGTCAGGGCGGACTGCGGAAGGGGGAGAGCGAGGTGCGGGAAGCCGAATTGTTGGAAGCGAACCACCCAAAACCCTCGGGGGAAACCCCGATTCAGCAACAAGTATTCGGCGGCCTGCGACCCGAAGCGGAGCGGCAGGCGAGGGAGTTCGGCGCCGCGCTCGCCAAACGGGCCCGCCACCTGCGCAAGTGGCCGACCAAACGCAACATCGCTTGCTACCGCCTCTACGATCGCGACATGCCCGAGGCGCCCTTCGCCATTGATCGCTACGGCGACGCGGTCGTCGTCGCCGAGTACGAGCGACCCCACGAGCGAACCCCCGCCGAGCACGCCGATTGGCTCGACCTGATGGTGCGAACGGTCTCGAAGACGCTGGACGTCCCGCGCGACGAGGTCTTCCTCCGCCGGCGTGAGCGTCAGCGTGGTGAAGCGCAGTACGAACGGCAGAGCGACCAGAGCGAGTTGCGTGTCGTCGAGGAGGCCGGTCTCCGCTTCCGCGTGAACCTCTCGGACTACTTGGACACGGGCCTCTTCCTCGACCACCGCGTCACCCGCGGGATGTTCCGCGAGCAGGCGGAGGGAAAACGGGTGCTCAACCTGTTCGCCTACACCGGCTCGTTCAGCGTGTACGCCGCCGCGGGCGGGGCCGCGTCGACGACGACGGTTGATCTCTCGCAGAACTACCTCGATTGGGCCGCGGAGAACTTGGCGCTGAACGGCTTCAAGGCGGGCGAGACGCACCGGTTGCTGCGCGACGACAGCCGCGCCTACGTGAACCTGCTGCCGAAAGAGCCCCTCTTCGATTTGGCCATCGTCGATCCGCCGACCTTCTCCAACAGCAAGCGGATCGACAACCACTGGGACGTGCAGCGCGACGTCGCCCCGCTGCTCAACGCACTGCGCCTGCGGATGAGCGACGGGGGCGTCGTCTACTTCAGCACCAACTTCCGCCGCTTCAAACTCGACGAGGCGGCGCTCGCGGGCTACGCGGTCCGCGAGATCAGCAAGCAGACCGTGCCGGAGGACTTTCGGAACAAGCGGATCCATCGGTGCTGGCGGTTGGTGGTCTGCCCTCCTACTCGCCCACTACAAACTTACTGA
- the ppiA_1 gene encoding Peptidyl-prolyl cis-trans isomerase A precursor: MMTRAALLALAAILAGSATQATAQTVRFQTSVGAFDMLLNPTRNADLQPLVDNMLANVASGIYKDNVVNRAQEGFVLQLGSFDIDPADIGNISADVFQQNETFDPVIVDTNGDLTPDLDLGDLSNVRGTVSLALAAGDPNSGRASFFVNIGDNSASLDPQGFVPFAAIVDMTPIDELMALEQVNLGGNLALSDVPLDENGDFVIVETASVISESNFSFIGPVRTALGIEPTVASVSASGSSVGAISPAMAPSISESIEPAAASALAVPEPGAAALVLSGLALLARRR; the protein is encoded by the coding sequence ATGATGACCCGCGCCGCCCTCCTCGCCCTCGCCGCGATCCTCGCCGGCTCCGCCACGCAAGCGACCGCCCAAACGGTCCGGTTCCAGACCAGCGTCGGTGCGTTCGACATGCTGCTGAACCCGACACGCAACGCCGACCTGCAACCGCTGGTCGACAACATGCTGGCGAACGTCGCCTCGGGCATCTACAAGGACAACGTGGTCAACCGAGCTCAAGAGGGCTTCGTGTTGCAACTCGGCAGCTTCGATATCGACCCGGCCGACATCGGGAACATTTCGGCCGATGTGTTCCAACAGAACGAGACGTTCGATCCGGTCATCGTTGATACGAACGGCGATCTGACCCCCGATCTCGACCTGGGGGATCTCAGCAATGTGCGTGGCACCGTGTCCCTCGCTCTGGCAGCGGGTGATCCCAACAGCGGCCGAGCCAGTTTCTTCGTCAACATCGGTGACAACTCGGCCAGCCTCGACCCGCAAGGGTTCGTCCCGTTCGCGGCGATCGTTGACATGACGCCGATCGATGAGTTGATGGCGCTGGAGCAGGTCAACCTGGGGGGTAACCTGGCGCTCAGCGATGTCCCGCTCGATGAGAACGGCGACTTCGTGATCGTCGAGACCGCCTCGGTGATCTCTGAGAGCAACTTCTCGTTCATCGGTCCGGTCCGCACCGCGCTCGGCATCGAGCCCACAGTCGCCTCGGTTTCGGCGAGCGGCTCGTCGGTGGGCGCGATCTCGCCGGCGATGGCGCCTTCGATCAGCGAGTCGATCGAGCCGGCCGCCGCGTCGGCGTTGGCGGTTCCTGAGCCGGGCGCCGCGGCGCTGGTGCTCAGCGGTCTCGCCCTGCTGGCCCGCCGGCGCTGA
- a CDS encoding Prokaryotic dksA/traR C4-type zinc finger, with protein sequence MLAKTLNCPACGWRTLCGAGQVASRLRLVGLLRRDGDPEEEILAALLPEAAERMTCQGCKRIGLTVGDPDEEDDDDWQAATLCEACRQPIPPERLEVFPDTRRCVPCQAKSEAGVPEEDEPEFCPRCGSLVELRVSRGGGLTRYKRFCTGSPSCRL encoded by the coding sequence ATGCTCGCCAAGACCCTCAACTGCCCCGCCTGCGGCTGGCGGACGCTCTGCGGGGCGGGCCAGGTCGCCTCGCGGCTGCGGTTGGTCGGCCTCCTACGCCGTGACGGCGACCCCGAGGAGGAGATCCTCGCCGCGCTGCTGCCCGAGGCGGCAGAGAGGATGACCTGCCAAGGCTGCAAACGGATCGGCCTGACCGTCGGAGACCCCGATGAAGAGGACGACGACGATTGGCAGGCGGCCACGCTCTGCGAGGCGTGCCGCCAGCCGATCCCGCCCGAACGCCTCGAGGTCTTCCCCGACACCCGCCGGTGCGTGCCCTGCCAAGCGAAGAGCGAGGCGGGCGTGCCCGAAGAGGACGAGCCCGAGTTCTGCCCGCGCTGCGGGTCGCTCGTCGAGCTGCGCGTCAGCCGCGGCGGCGGGCTGACCCGCTACAAGCGGTTCTGCACGGGCTCGCCTTCGTGCCGGCTCTGA
- the ykfA_1 gene encoding putative murein peptide carboxypeptidase, whose product MPSLRLAAIALAALLFAGKLSAAPPKPAPQTRATPTPATKPAGLKPGDTIMMVAPAGELIPRRTKLAIERLREMGFEVVEPEDLYRVRGYLAGTDKRRAEELMQAFSNPQVDAVFPGTGGYGTMRMLDLLDYDVIRANPKILIGFSDVTGLHIALATKCNLVTFHSPNPQWGLGSESNLNPFSAKYFWRNLLAEENRGEPGFAYEPPRWTPMGAFTTGVAEGPLCGGNLSLVSALAGSEYELETDGRVLFLEDVNEAPYRIDRMLRQMKLAGQLDNLAGVILGQFRKCDPDGSDSSLSLTEVFLDYFGEASYPVVCNFPAGHVTLNATLPFGVPVRVDADRCEVRVLENPVTVD is encoded by the coding sequence ATGCCCTCGCTCCGCCTCGCCGCGATCGCCCTGGCAGCCCTCCTCTTCGCTGGCAAGCTGTCGGCCGCCCCCCCGAAGCCGGCGCCCCAAACACGCGCGACCCCGACACCGGCGACCAAGCCGGCCGGCCTCAAGCCGGGCGACACGATCATGATGGTCGCGCCCGCGGGCGAGCTGATCCCCAGGCGGACCAAGCTCGCGATCGAAAGGCTCCGCGAGATGGGCTTCGAAGTCGTCGAGCCGGAAGACCTCTATCGCGTGCGCGGCTACCTCGCCGGGACCGACAAACGCCGCGCCGAGGAGCTGATGCAGGCGTTCTCTAACCCGCAGGTGGACGCGGTCTTCCCCGGCACCGGGGGCTACGGCACGATGCGGATGCTCGACCTGCTCGACTACGACGTCATCCGGGCCAATCCGAAGATCCTCATCGGCTTCAGCGACGTCACTGGGCTGCACATCGCGCTGGCGACCAAGTGCAACCTGGTCACGTTCCACTCGCCCAACCCGCAGTGGGGCCTCGGCAGCGAAAGCAACCTCAACCCCTTCTCCGCGAAGTACTTCTGGCGGAATCTGCTAGCGGAAGAGAACCGCGGCGAGCCGGGCTTCGCCTACGAGCCACCGCGTTGGACCCCGATGGGCGCGTTCACAACGGGCGTGGCCGAGGGGCCCCTCTGCGGCGGCAACCTGTCGCTTGTCTCCGCGTTGGCGGGCAGCGAGTACGAATTGGAGACCGACGGTCGCGTCCTCTTCCTAGAAGACGTGAACGAAGCGCCCTACCGCATCGACCGCATGCTACGCCAGATGAAGCTCGCCGGTCAGCTCGACAACTTGGCGGGCGTCATTCTCGGCCAGTTCCGCAAGTGCGACCCGGACGGCAGCGACTCGAGCCTCTCGCTCACCGAGGTCTTCCTCGATTACTTCGGCGAGGCCTCCTACCCCGTGGTCTGCAACTTCCCCGCGGGGCACGTGACGCTCAACGCGACCCTGCCCTTCGGCGTGCCGGTGCGTGTCGATGCGGATCGATGCGAGGTCCGCGTGCTCGAGAACCCGGTCACGGTCGATTGA
- the purU gene encoding Formyltetrahydrofolate deformylase: protein MQAVITAVGPDNAGLADPIVHSVTELGANIAEIQMYDQEDAHIFSMLTRVEIDPSRYGEVGEAMAEVAKRTGLSIRTWSPDQPRIEGRKPRLAICVTYRPETPLAVLRGIRDGRIRGEATVVISNRKKLQGLAEQFDVPWRHIGEKDGAANDDQMIDICDELDVDYVVLARYMRVLPAASCWKYAGGRIINLHHGLLPSFPGIRPYHEAYASRMLTFGATCHFIVPELDAGNQIINQATFTVPPGLSLDEVIRRGQEDNEPDCLVEGVRRVVDDEVRLHFNRVVANRPPA, encoded by the coding sequence ATGCAAGCCGTCATCACCGCCGTCGGCCCCGATAACGCGGGCCTGGCCGATCCGATCGTCCACTCGGTCACGGAACTCGGGGCGAACATCGCCGAGATCCAGATGTACGACCAGGAGGACGCGCACATCTTCTCGATGCTCACCCGCGTCGAGATCGACCCGTCGCGCTACGGCGAAGTCGGCGAGGCGATGGCGGAGGTCGCCAAGAGAACCGGGCTGTCGATCCGCACCTGGTCGCCCGATCAGCCGAGGATCGAGGGCCGCAAGCCGCGCCTCGCGATCTGTGTCACGTACCGGCCGGAGACCCCCCTCGCGGTGCTCCGGGGCATCCGCGACGGCCGCATCCGCGGCGAGGCGACCGTCGTAATCAGCAACCGCAAGAAGCTCCAAGGCCTCGCCGAGCAGTTCGACGTCCCCTGGCGGCACATCGGCGAGAAGGACGGCGCCGCCAACGACGATCAGATGATCGACATCTGCGACGAGCTCGACGTCGACTACGTCGTCCTCGCCCGCTACATGCGGGTGCTGCCCGCGGCCAGCTGCTGGAAGTACGCCGGCGGGCGGATCATCAACCTGCACCACGGCCTGCTGCCCAGCTTCCCCGGCATCCGCCCCTACCACGAGGCGTACGCGAGCCGGATGCTCACCTTCGGCGCCACCTGCCACTTCATCGTGCCGGAGCTCGACGCGGGCAACCAGATCATCAACCAAGCGACCTTCACCGTCCCCCCCGGCCTGTCGCTCGACGAGGTCATCCGCCGCGGGCAGGAAGACAACGAGCCCGATTGCTTGGTCGAAGGGGTCCGCCGCGTGGTCGACGACGAGGTGCGTCTGCACTTCAACCGGGTCGTGGCGAACCGCCCCCCGGCGTGA